CCGCGTCCGAGCGGCACGTCGACGCGGTGGAGGCACTGCACGGCGAGCTGGCCCAGCTCGCCCTCGCCGGACGGCACCTCAGCGCCCAGGACCGGCAGCTCGGGGGGTACACCGGCGAGATGATCATGAATGCCGCCTACCTCGTGGGCGACGAGGACGCCGAGCGCTTCCGCGGGCTCGTCGAGGAGCGTCCGGCCCCTGCCGGGCTGCGCTTCACCGTCGAGGGCCCGTGGCCCCCGTACTCCTTCGCCGTGCTGGAGCAGGGATGAGCCTGCCCGCCGACGATCGTCGCCCCGGGGAGGTGCACCAGCGGTCCCAGGCCGCCCTGGCGCCCGTGGCGCTGGTCGACCTGCTCGACCGGCTGCTCGGCCAGGGAGTCGTCCTGTCCGGTGACCTCGTGATCTCCCTCGCGGGGGTCGACCTCGTGGAGGTGCACCTGCACGCCCTCATCACCTCCGTGCGCAGCGAGATGAGCAGGGACGGCGCATGAGCGACCCAGAGGGCGACCCACCCGGGCAGGGGCAGGCGTACTCCCTTCCCCGGCGGATGGAGACCGACGCCGACTCCGTCGAGCGCGACCTGATCAAGCTCGTGCTGACCATCGTCGAGCTCGTGCGCCAGCTGATGGAGAAGCAGGCCCTGCGACGCGTCGACGAGGGTGACCTCAGCGACGACCAGGTCGAGGAGCTGGGCACCGCCCTGATGCGCCTCGAGGAGGCGATGACCGACCTGCAGGAGCGCTTCGACCTCACCGCCGAGGACCTCAACCTCGACCTCGGACCGCTGGGCACCATCCTCTGACGGGCCGGCGCCCGGCACTCAGGTGACGGGTCGACGAGCTGGTCGGTGCAGCAGGGTGAGCGGAAGCGTCAGAAGCGCGAAGGCCGCGGTGACGAGCAGCGCGACGGAGAAGTCGTACCGCACGGCAATCGCGCCCACGGTGACCGAACCGACGGCGGTGCCCAGATCGAAGCCGACGTTCCAGATCGAGCTGGCCAGCCCGATGTGCCGGCGGGTGACCGCGGCGAAGGAGATGACGAGGGTGAGGTTCTGCAGGGCGCCGTAGGCGCTGCCGAGCAGGACGGCCCCGAGCAGGAGGGTCGGGACGGACTGCACGTGCACGGCCCAGGCGATCGCGCTGACCCCGACCACGGTCAGGACGACGAAGGGGGCGACGAACCGCTCCGCGCCGTACCGGTCCGCGACGCCGCCGATCCACCAGCGCAGGATCGCGGCCATCAGCTCCAGGAGGGCCAGCGCCGGGATGACGACGGCCGGGTCGCGCACCATCTGGGGACCGAAGGTGAGCACCGCCCCGCCGGCGATGGTCACGCCGACGAGCAGCACCATCGGACGCAGGAGCGTCAGGGCCACGCGCGGCGTGCTGGGCACGCCGGAGGCGCCAGCCACCTCCGCATGGCCGGGGGAGGCGTCGAGTGCCCGGCCGAGGGCCAGGGCCGCCGGCACCCCGAGCAGCGGTAGTGCGCCGACGGCGAAGACGAGCGTGAAGCCGACCGTCTCGGCGACCCATGAGCCCAGAGGCAGCAGGACGACCTGGGGCCCGGCGATGGACAGGCCGTAGGCGCCGACGGCCTTGCCGCGCGTGCTCGGGTCGGAGAGCTCGGCGACGGCCGCGCTCCCGGTGACGGTGAGGATGCCGAAGCCGACGCCGCGCACGGCCGAGAGCCCGAGGATGGCTGCCAACGAGTCAGTGGCGATGAGGCCGAGTGACGGCGCGCCGAGCAGGACGAGACCGGCGGCGAGCGTCGACCCCCAGCCGAAGCGTCCCAGCATCGCCGGGACGGTGAACTGCGTGAGGACCGTGACGAGGAGCAGGACCCCGTTGACGAGGCCGGCACCCCCTTCGTCCGCACCGCCGTGCACGGCCCAGAGGGGGGCGACCGGCATGAGGACCGCGAAGCCGCTGAACCCGAGGAAGGTCGCCCACAGCAGCGAGGGCATCCCCCTCG
Above is a window of Janibacter cremeus DNA encoding:
- a CDS encoding gas vesicle protein, whose amino-acid sequence is MSLPADDRRPGEVHQRSQAALAPVALVDLLDRLLGQGVVLSGDLVISLAGVDLVEVHLHALITSVRSEMSRDGA
- a CDS encoding gas vesicle protein K produces the protein MSDPEGDPPGQGQAYSLPRRMETDADSVERDLIKLVLTIVELVRQLMEKQALRRVDEGDLSDDQVEELGTALMRLEEAMTDLQERFDLTAEDLNLDLGPLGTIL
- a CDS encoding MFS transporter; amino-acid sequence: MSSVWTARGMPSLLWATFLGFSGFAVLMPVAPLWAVHGGADEGGAGLVNGVLLLVTVLTQFTVPAMLGRFGWGSTLAAGLVLLGAPSLGLIATDSLAAILGLSAVRGVGFGILTVTGSAAVAELSDPSTRGKAVGAYGLSIAGPQVVLLPLGSWVAETVGFTLVFAVGALPLLGVPAALALGRALDASPGHAEVAGASGVPSTPRVALTLLRPMVLLVGVTIAGGAVLTFGPQMVRDPAVVIPALALLELMAAILRWWIGGVADRYGAERFVAPFVVLTVVGVSAIAWAVHVQSVPTLLLGAVLLGSAYGALQNLTLVISFAAVTRRHIGLASSIWNVGFDLGTAVGSVTVGAIAVRYDFSVALLVTAAFALLTLPLTLLHRPARRPVT